In the Fibrobacter sp. UWT2 genome, one interval contains:
- a CDS encoding beta-ketoacyl-[acyl-carrier-protein] synthase family protein: MTPNDKRCVVTGLGVICAVGNNVEETWKNALESVSGIHKTTSVDTVNCYADLAAEVKCDTLDEIDAPEEKDRVSKLCIKAANEALADAGLKNFGDDQRVSVVIGSCVGGVLSIEQYHQHGRDASEIAKMPIASIASQVAETCGAGGIVTNVANACAAGTISIAVACDLIRAGKADVVIAGGADSFASVPYSGFLSLHALDENGCSPFNRCNGITLGEGAGIVIVESYEHAQKRSAKQYCEVLGSGVTSDANHITAPREDGLCLMEAINRSVKNSGIAKTDIGYINAHGTGTGKNDNAEMTAFKAYFGEENPTVSVSSTKVLTGHCLGAAGAIEAVFSIKALTTDTVLPTFPYSEEQSAALKEKVGDMDFVQNKARHKDLKCVLSNNVAFGGTNAAIVFSKEPGNVTAQPAKDKKIVVTGLGVVSPLGNSKTAYLEAVKAGKKPESASVRSTIALDDYKELGIKMAFYRKLDNLGQLQTVSGMRALQDANFKVSDENAMDIGIIVGTSEGGLGATYDFEELIAELGNAGGSAFKFPHTVYNAAGGYLSICSGIKGYGVTITTGPLSGLDSIGYSMNVIHDGQEQAMMATGTDENLPIITEFAQKLGVAANDVVAPYANSEGFVVGDGSVSILLEEEEYAKARGAKVYCYALGFGHGRKNVKFGKLAGSDEALDKAIADALADAGITAADVDAVCGFANGCKKIDDIEKGALKRVFGEKLAAMPLFEVKERTGEGRAGSAALAAAEAALLLSGELANDNAYFVAADGSVSAKTAESANLKKILVISYATGGSYSAVVFGK, encoded by the coding sequence ATGACCCCTAATGACAAGCGTTGTGTAGTTACTGGTTTAGGCGTCATTTGTGCCGTCGGTAACAATGTCGAAGAAACTTGGAAGAATGCCCTGGAATCGGTTTCCGGCATTCATAAGACCACTTCTGTTGATACAGTGAACTGCTATGCGGACTTGGCAGCCGAAGTCAAGTGCGATACCCTCGATGAAATTGACGCTCCCGAAGAAAAGGACCGAGTCTCGAAACTTTGCATCAAGGCTGCAAACGAAGCTTTGGCCGATGCAGGACTCAAGAACTTTGGCGACGACCAGCGCGTGAGCGTGGTTATCGGAAGTTGCGTGGGTGGCGTTCTTTCAATTGAACAGTATCATCAGCATGGTCGCGACGCTTCTGAAATTGCCAAGATGCCTATCGCTTCTATTGCCTCTCAGGTGGCGGAAACTTGCGGTGCCGGTGGCATCGTGACGAACGTAGCGAATGCTTGCGCCGCCGGAACCATTTCGATTGCGGTGGCTTGCGACTTGATTCGCGCGGGCAAGGCAGACGTGGTCATTGCGGGTGGTGCCGATTCTTTTGCTTCGGTCCCCTACTCCGGATTCCTTTCTTTGCATGCGCTTGATGAAAACGGCTGCTCTCCGTTCAACCGCTGCAACGGCATTACGCTCGGCGAAGGCGCCGGCATCGTGATTGTTGAATCTTACGAACATGCCCAAAAACGCTCTGCCAAGCAGTACTGCGAAGTGCTCGGTTCGGGCGTCACCAGCGATGCAAACCACATTACCGCTCCGCGCGAAGACGGCCTTTGCCTGATGGAAGCGATCAACCGCTCTGTCAAGAATTCGGGCATTGCAAAAACCGATATCGGTTACATTAATGCCCACGGTACGGGTACGGGTAAAAATGATAACGCCGAAATGACCGCCTTCAAGGCCTACTTTGGCGAAGAAAATCCGACGGTGAGCGTGAGCTCGACCAAGGTGCTTACAGGCCACTGCCTGGGTGCCGCAGGTGCTATCGAAGCTGTATTCAGCATCAAGGCCCTTACCACCGATACGGTACTCCCCACCTTCCCGTATAGCGAAGAACAGTCGGCCGCCCTCAAGGAAAAGGTCGGCGACATGGACTTTGTGCAGAACAAGGCACGCCATAAGGACTTGAAGTGCGTTCTGAGCAACAACGTGGCATTCGGTGGTACGAATGCGGCAATCGTTTTCTCGAAGGAACCGGGAAATGTGACGGCCCAGCCCGCCAAGGACAAGAAGATCGTTGTGACGGGCCTTGGGGTTGTATCTCCCCTCGGCAACAGCAAGACCGCTTACCTTGAAGCCGTGAAAGCCGGCAAGAAGCCGGAGTCCGCTTCGGTGCGTTCGACGATTGCGCTCGACGATTACAAGGAACTCGGCATCAAGATGGCTTTCTACCGCAAGCTCGACAACCTGGGCCAGCTCCAGACGGTGTCCGGCATGCGCGCGCTGCAAGACGCAAACTTCAAGGTGTCTGACGAAAACGCCATGGATATCGGCATTATCGTGGGTACCAGCGAAGGCGGCCTCGGCGCAACTTACGATTTCGAAGAGCTGATTGCCGAACTCGGCAATGCCGGCGGTTCCGCCTTCAAGTTCCCGCACACCGTTTACAATGCGGCTGGCGGTTACCTCTCTATTTGTTCGGGCATCAAGGGCTACGGGGTAACCATTACCACCGGTCCGCTTTCTGGCCTCGATAGCATCGGCTACTCCATGAACGTGATTCACGACGGTCAGGAACAGGCCATGATGGCTACCGGTACCGACGAAAACCTGCCGATTATTACGGAATTCGCCCAGAAGCTTGGCGTGGCCGCAAACGATGTAGTCGCTCCTTACGCAAACTCCGAAGGCTTTGTGGTGGGCGACGGCTCCGTGTCGATTCTGCTCGAAGAAGAAGAATATGCCAAGGCCCGCGGCGCCAAGGTTTACTGCTACGCTCTCGGATTCGGCCATGGCCGCAAGAACGTGAAGTTCGGTAAGCTCGCCGGTTCTGACGAGGCTTTGGACAAGGCCATTGCAGATGCTCTTGCCGATGCCGGCATTACGGCAGCCGACGTGGATGCTGTTTGCGGTTTTGCCAACGGCTGCAAGAAGATTGACGACATTGAAAAGGGAGCCCTTAAGCGCGTGTTTGGCGAAAAGCTTGCCGCGATGCCGCTCTTCGAAGTCAAGGAACGCACCGGTGAAGGCCGTGCGGGGTCTGCAGCCCTTGCCGCTGCCGAAGCCGCTCTCCTTTTGAGCGGTGAACTTGCAAACGACAACGCCTACTTTGTGGCGGCAGACGGTTCTGTCTCTGCAAAGACCGCTGAATCGGCAAACCTCAAGAAAATTTTGGTTATTTCTTATGCAACGGGCGGTTCTTACAGTGCCGTCGTGTTCGGAAAATAG
- a CDS encoding acyl carrier protein yields the protein MNEMKEKLKAFFMSDLGVDGDVLQFDTPLFGEEIGLDSVDSLEIISFVDSNFGVSMTGVAKENFQSIDTIAAYIEAHKA from the coding sequence ATGAACGAAATGAAAGAAAAACTCAAGGCCTTTTTTATGTCTGATCTCGGTGTTGATGGCGACGTGCTCCAGTTCGATACCCCGCTTTTTGGTGAAGAAATCGGCCTCGATTCCGTTGATTCTCTTGAAATCATCTCCTTTGTCGACAGCAACTTCGGTGTCTCTATGACTGGCGTTGCCAAGGAAAACTTCCAGAGCATCGATACAATCGCCGCCTACATCGAAGCCCACAAGGCCTAA
- a CDS encoding M3 family oligoendopeptidase, with amino-acid sequence MRTFVPENFNVDNVKEVENLYQSLLDENIPNSPEALRAWILKWSELGSVLSEVSCRRYVAMTVNTKDEAAAKAYEDFVSNVDPISNEFSDKLNKKLMAHPAKDQLKDEFGVWFKSVQVSLDLFSPANIPLETEENIAVQAYQKITGGMSVEFDGGVKTMQQLSAYLEKTDRDLRERAFRTMWDRRLKDKDALDASFDKLFQIRNKIAKNAHCKDFIDYIFLAKRRFDYSPADCKNFHESVEKLVLPLLKEIYKKRAEKMGLKTLRPWDLSVDPLNRSPLKPYSNGDELIEKVDQIFESIHPQAGKWAREMQAKKLIDPDSRLGKAPGGYQIGFDESRLPFIFMNSAETDRDIYTLLHESGHSFHQYALANQPILAYRDVPSEFAEVASMSMELIGTSNLKPFYGDDAEAIRRSIEGELEDVIWLFPWVASIDSFQHELYSRPNHTAKDREEIWKGIMDRYDAGVDYTGLEAVRNNLWQKQLHLFECPFYYIEYGIAQLGALQVWANFKKDPKKAIDDLFRAESLGDSRPLPELFAAANIKFDFTAKTIEPLMQVVWDELSRS; translated from the coding sequence ATGCGTACTTTTGTACCTGAAAATTTTAATGTAGACAACGTTAAGGAAGTTGAAAATTTATACCAAAGCCTTCTGGACGAAAATATCCCGAACTCCCCCGAGGCTTTGCGTGCCTGGATTTTGAAATGGAGCGAATTGGGCTCGGTTCTTTCTGAAGTTTCTTGCCGCCGTTATGTGGCCATGACCGTAAACACCAAGGACGAAGCCGCTGCCAAGGCCTACGAAGACTTCGTCAGCAATGTCGACCCGATTTCCAACGAATTTAGCGACAAACTGAACAAAAAATTGATGGCTCATCCCGCCAAGGATCAGCTGAAAGATGAATTCGGCGTTTGGTTCAAGAGTGTGCAGGTGTCTCTGGACTTGTTCTCCCCCGCCAATATCCCCCTTGAAACCGAAGAAAACATCGCCGTTCAGGCCTACCAGAAAATTACCGGTGGCATGAGCGTAGAATTCGATGGCGGCGTCAAGACGATGCAGCAGTTGAGCGCTTACCTGGAAAAGACTGACCGCGACTTGCGCGAACGTGCTTTCCGTACCATGTGGGATCGTCGTCTCAAGGACAAGGATGCTCTTGACGCCTCTTTCGACAAGCTTTTCCAAATTCGCAATAAAATCGCAAAAAATGCGCATTGCAAGGACTTTATCGACTACATCTTCCTTGCCAAGAGGCGTTTCGACTACTCCCCTGCCGATTGTAAGAATTTCCATGAGAGTGTGGAAAAGCTGGTGCTTCCGCTGCTCAAGGAAATTTACAAGAAACGTGCCGAAAAAATGGGCCTGAAGACGCTCCGCCCCTGGGATTTGAGCGTGGATCCCCTGAATCGCTCTCCGCTAAAACCTTACAGCAACGGTGACGAACTCATCGAGAAAGTGGACCAGATTTTCGAATCCATTCACCCACAGGCTGGCAAGTGGGCTCGCGAAATGCAGGCGAAGAAACTTATCGATCCGGATAGCCGTTTGGGCAAGGCTCCTGGTGGATACCAGATTGGTTTCGACGAAAGCCGTCTCCCCTTCATTTTCATGAATTCCGCGGAAACGGACCGCGATATCTATACACTTTTGCATGAATCGGGCCATTCCTTCCACCAGTATGCTTTGGCAAATCAGCCGATTTTGGCCTACCGCGATGTTCCGTCTGAATTTGCCGAAGTGGCGAGCATGAGTATGGAGCTCATCGGCACCAGCAACCTGAAACCTTTCTACGGAGATGATGCCGAGGCCATTCGCCGCAGTATCGAAGGTGAATTGGAAGACGTGATTTGGCTGTTCCCCTGGGTGGCAAGCATCGATAGCTTCCAGCACGAACTTTACAGCCGTCCGAACCATACGGCCAAGGATCGCGAAGAAATCTGGAAGGGGATCATGGACCGCTATGATGCCGGCGTTGACTATACCGGACTTGAGGCCGTGCGCAACAATTTGTGGCAAAAGCAGCTGCACCTGTTCGAATGCCCGTTCTACTACATCGAGTACGGAATCGCCCAGCTTGGGGCTCTCCAGGTGTGGGCAAACTTCAAAAAAGACCCGAAAAAGGCCATTGACGACCTGTTTAGGGCCGAAAGTTTGGGTGACAGCCGCCCGCTTCCGGAGCTTTTTGCCGCCGCGAATATCAAGTTTGATTTCACGGCGAAGACCATCGAACCGCTTATGCAGGTCGTGTGGGACGAATTGAGCCGGTCGTAG
- a CDS encoding PAS domain-containing protein has translation MMNTIDLAYFEVNEHGRLLSGNRRFCRMFGFEPSELQWHYVTDLYRYVSDWEKFRNDTVNSSFNTRMRNRRGRSFECCIVREIVQNADGEIIFRNTVRRVGEGSNVETQTTPLSMVFLAKCADCGAQIRVTSVAEARLRMLCNQCAAKAFPEAFYRKSAEV, from the coding sequence ATGATGAACACTATCGATCTTGCATATTTCGAAGTTAATGAACATGGCCGCCTTCTCAGCGGTAACAGGCGCTTTTGCCGCATGTTCGGCTTTGAACCGTCGGAACTCCAGTGGCACTACGTAACGGACTTGTACCGTTATGTAAGCGACTGGGAAAAATTCCGCAACGACACGGTCAATTCAAGCTTCAACACCCGCATGAGGAATCGTCGCGGGCGCAGCTTTGAATGCTGTATCGTGCGTGAAATTGTCCAGAACGCAGACGGGGAAATCATATTCCGCAATACCGTTCGCAGGGTAGGCGAGGGCAGCAATGTCGAAACCCAGACAACGCCGCTTTCTATGGTTTTCCTGGCCAAGTGCGCCGATTGCGGTGCCCAGATCCGGGTGACATCTGTCGCCGAAGCCAGACTCCGTATGCTTTGCAACCAATGCGCAGCAAAGGCGTTCCCGGAAGCGTTCTACCGTAAAAGCGCGGAGGTATAA